One Flavobacterium cerinum genomic window, AAAAAATTCTAATAGAGAATAAGGTTATAAGCGGTATTATCAATGCAAGTGGGGATCTTACTACCTGGGGAAAACAACCCAACGGTAAACAATGGACTATTGGTATTGCCAATCCCGATCAGCCGACAGCTGCATTCTCCTTTATTGAAATATCGGATAAAGCAGTAGCCACTTCCGGCAACTATGAAAAATATATCCTGATAGACGGTCAAAAATATTCACACACCATTGATCCTAAAACCGGATTACCTATCAGAGGAATTAAGAGTGTTACCATTATTTGTAATAATGCCGAGCTTGCCGATGCGATGACAACTCCGATTGCCATTATGGGAATTCAGGCCGGCTTGTATCTAATCAATCAGATACCGGATCTGTATTGTATTATAATAGACGATAACAATAAAATTTACACATCCAAAAACATCAACCTCCAATGAAAAAAGTAATGTCTCATCTGCTTTCCGTTTTATCCGGCGTACTTGTATTTGCGACGGCATCCTGTACTTCGGTAAAAGAATATCAGAAAGGAAAACTAAACGATTCAGAAATGGTCCTTTCCAACCGAAAAATAGAAAAAACCGAATTAAGTTTTCAATCCTATCGTGAGGGTTCTTCCGGAGCAAACTCCGGTAAGAGCGGCGGTGGGTGCGGTTGTAATTAATCTTTAACTTCTAAAAAACTAACCGATGAAGCGAATCGTTATAACAGGCTTTGCCTTATTAGGAATACTGCGTGTACAGGCACAGACGCCGCCTGATTCGACGGGTTATAAGAGTACCCGATTAAAAGTAGACGAAATTAATCTGGTCTCCAGTTACTATCGTCAGGATGGGAATAATTCGGCTGTCACGGGGGGCATCGGTACGGAAAAACTAACCGATGTATCCAATACCATTGATGTAAAACTGATCCGGTACAGTAAATCGGGAAAAAAGCACACGCTTGATGTAGAAGCCGGCATCGATTATTACACTTCTGCTTCATCGGATATGATTGATCTTCAAGCCAATTCATCTGCATCATCATCAGATATTCGTTTTTATCCCTCTTTTAATTACAGTATCGAAAACGAAGAGAAAGGAAACACCCTTGGCTTTGGTTTGTCATCGTCATCGGAATTCGATTATCAATCTTTTGGTGGTAATGTGGGCTATTCCAAAAAAACAAAAGACAAAAACGGCGAATTTACAGCCAAATTTCAGGCTTATCTGGATCAGGTAAAGTTAATTGAACCCATCGAGCTGCGAACAAACGGAAATCATTACGGTTCGGCATCAAGGAATACCTTTGCCGGTTCCCTTAGCTATTCTCAAATTATAAATCAGAATCTTCAAATCGTCTTTTTAGCCGATATTATCACACAAAACGGCTATTTAAGCCTTCCTTTTCACCGGGTTTATTTTACGGACGGAACAGTGCATCAGGAAAACTTACCCGGCAACCGGTTAAAAATTCCTTTGGGCGTGAGAACCAGTTATTTTTTGGGTGATAATATCATTATCCGTGCCTATTATCGTTATTATACTGATGACTGGGATATCAAATCCCATACAGCAGATATTGAGGTTCCGGTAAAAATATCACCTTTCTTTTCGTTAAGTCCGTTCTACCGGTTTTACACACAAAGTGCCGCTAAATATTTTAAACCCTATGAAGCGCATACAGGTACCGATGATTACTATACCAGCAACTACGATCTTTCAAAGTTTGACAGTAATTTCTTCGGAATCGGGATGAAATTGACGCCGCCTAAAGGAGTATTCGGAATTAAACATTTTAACACCCTCGAAATACGTTACGGTCATTATTCCAGAACAACAGCCTTAAATGCTGATATTATCAGTATTAATCTGAAATACAAATAATCAGGATATCGCTTTATCAAACACAAAAAATTAAAATAGCAACAATTAAAACCTGAGGTATCCCCCAGCAACTTTGTATGATTGAAAAAAAAAAAACAGACAGGCGATGGAATTTTAAAGTGACCTTTAACACCAATCACTTAGGATATGTTAACTTAGGATACAGGTTAGCATATCTATGCTTAAAGAATGCAACAACTTAAACATATACAACAATATAGCTTAACTCTATTTTGTTTGTATATTCTATTATTTAAATCACTTGCCACTTATGATTTTGTTATACTCCGTTTTATTCATCAGCCCTTTTACCAATTCGTTATACTGAACAGGTGTTAATCCTAATTGTTTAATTGTAATTTTAGTTCTGTCTTCTCCAAATTTTCCATCACTTAAAGAAGGCAACTTTATCATACCGTAATATTTATTCTCTACAATGATTTTTGCGGTATCATGCCTGCCATTTTTATAAATATCCTTCACTGGAATTATTTCGCGAATGGCAACATTTACTTCTTTTTCAGTAAATATTATGAATTTCCCCATTTACTTTAATATTTTTTCAAATTCCTTTTTAAGCTTGACTGCGTTACCTGATGGAATATAATCACTATTAAATAAGTCCTGATATAGATTCTTTAAATCCTCTTTTAACTCTTCGATAGTTTCATTTAAATCATCACTTTTTGCATACAAATTCAAGTCCTGGACTATGGATAAGTACTCATTATTCTCCCTTAGCACCTTCACTTTTAATGGGCGTACCAACGGGATTCCTTCAATAAAATTGATGAAATGATACATTTTACTACTATACGATTTTATATTTTATGCAATTTCATCGCATCTTAATTTTTAGAATTGATCTTCCGGAATTTGCCGATTAATCGATTGTACACCAACAAATTTTGTTAATTCACATGTAATATCGAACTATCCTTAACACAAAACTACAGTAAAAATGTTTCACCAAATTAAAATAGAGGGACTCCAGACAAAATATAAAATCGTTCTAAATAGCAATAAGCTATAATATCCTGTATCCAGAACTTACATAAGGACATCAAAAAACACTAATCCCGTTTTTGGAACATCTTAAAAAAATAAAGATTGAGAAGAAATTGAGCATATCCGTAAACAGCATCTTCTACTGGAATGGTAAGTAATCGTATATTCAAGAATTCTTCCGGATTGTAATTCACAATCGGCGCTTCCAGTCCGGTACCGGTTAATACGCCATTAACAGGAAAAAAGCCAAGCATTAATATAAAAAACACCAGAGAAGCTTTTCCGATCCAATCTACCCGGGCTATAAAATGTAAAAAGATCAAGGTTAGCATTGTAATAATTGCCGTAACTAAAGTATAAATTTTATCTGCATACAATAAAGCAAATACGGCACATACAATCACGCTGACAAATACAATGATATTGTTGTAGGCTATGGTCCAGTTGAGGTTAAAAAATTTATCGAGACAAAAAAATGTAAAGATGCACGAAAACGGAATGCATATAAAAAACAACCACTCTTCCAGCGGTAAACCGAAAAGGCTAATGCCAAGGGTATAGGTTTTATTAAACCACCAGACCCCTATTTTTGTAAAAAAGATATCCCATATTATAAATGGTATTGCAACCAATATACCGGATCTTAAAAATACCGGAAACTGTTTATTGAACTGTATTCTTTTGTCAAATGAAAAAATAAAGCAAATAATTACGGTCAGTAAATTAATCAATAAATAAGTATACGGTTTCATTATTGTTTAGCGTTAAAATACATTCTGAAATATTTCAAGGGAACCCATAAAAAACCAAAACATTCTCCATCGTGCTTACCGGTATGCTTGTGATGCTGTTTATGTGCTCTCCGTATAGCCAGGAAATAGGGATTTTGTGTTTTTTGCAATGCTTTTATACGTTGGTGAATAAAAATATCGTGTACCCAAAAGTAAGCGATACCGTATAAAGTAATTCCTAAACCAACATAAAACCGGAAATCGAAATTATTCAAGGATCCCCAATAAAGTAAAGCTATGGCCGGCAATGCAAAGATCACAAAAAAGTAATCGTTTTTTTCAAGAGGGCCTTTATTGGTGTGATCGTGATGATCCCGATGCAAAGCCCATAAAAATCCATGCATCACATATTTATGGATAATCCAGGTGGCACCTTCCATTAGTATAAATGTTAAAAGAACGATACTAAAATTCATATCGGTTTGAAAAATTAATTAGACAATGATTCCGACTAAGCATAAATTCCTGCCTTTTACAGGTATAAAACATCTTAAAAACACCTAAAATGAACTGAGCACTGATTGTAACCCACATTGAAAAAGCGGTTTTGACACATGTAATGGTTGTTTTCTTTTAAATTGGTATATCATCGTATTTCTTTTTTAATGACTTTGGCAATCATATTCTTCAGTAAAGTTGAGGTTATGCTGTTTTTGTTTTCGTGAATAAATTGCAAATCTTGTGCTACTTCGTTATTGTATCCTAAAAATGAAGGACAATTTTGCTGAATCGATAATCGGATAAAACGGATTTCAATATTATCCGGGTTTTCTTTTACAGCATTTTCGATATCTTTTTTTCCCTTGTTAAAAGCATTGAGTTTAACAATCGGATTGATGGCATGACTCGCCCAGATTGTTTTGAAAGCTCCCCTGTAGGCAAGATAAACACTATTTCCGTTTTTAGTATGCAACTGCACTAACATGGCCTTACATAACTTTTTATCCGACACGGCTTTAATGTAATTCGCTCGTATGGCATCCATCTCCTTATCCGGATAATCATTATCTGCTACCCTTGTAAGATAGGGAAAAAGGAGTAGCAACACCATCAATAACTTCATAAAACAGCTATTTTATATTGTACATAACTGCTCATCGCAAGGGATAACTTTTGACTATTGGGAATACGGATCCGTTGCGACATTATTTTCTCCGCCGGAGTGTTTTTAATTTTATTAAATAATGACAAATAATATTTATAGGCCAGATAGACTCCAAACCGGGACGAAGCCGGTAGCATTTTGATCCCGGTAAGCGCTTCTTTAAATTCCGTTTCGATTTCGGTTTCGATCTGATGTTTAATCTCCGGGCTAAAAAGATTCATTTGAATATTAGGAAAATAGGTACGTCCCAAAATCTGATAGTCGTCTTTCAGATCTCTTAAAAAATTCACTTTCTGAAAAGCGGAACCCAATTTCATCGCATAGGGTTTTAGTTTTTCAAACGAGGCCTTATCTCCATCCACAAATACCTGAAGACACATTAGCCCTACCACTTCGGCTGAACCTAAAATATATTCCTGATACCGCTCGGAATTATAATCTAACTGATGCAAGTCCATTTCCATACTATGCAGGAATTGTGCAATTAATGACCGGTCGATATTATAACGGCTTACCGTTTCCTGAAAAGACTGTAATATCGGGTTTAATGAAATTCCTTCCTGAAGAGCCGTATCGGTTTCATTTCGAAAGCGTTCCAGTAAAGTCGCTTTATCATAATCGTGAAAACTGTCAACAATCTCATCTGCCAGTCGTACATAACCATAAATAGCGTATATAGCAGGTCTGATAGCGGGCTTTAAAGCCAGAATACCCAGAGAGAAGCTGGTACTGTATTTTTCGGTCACAATTTTACTGACCTTATAGGATACTTCGTCAAATAGCTTTTTCATACCGGGATATTTTTAGTTTATCTACTTCTTTTGCAACTATATTACCTGATATAATAGAAGGTGGAACTCCCGGTCCGGGTACTGTTAGTTGACCGGTGTAGAACAGATTTTTTACGTGCTTGTTTTTAATAGACGGTTTTAGTACCGCCGTTTGATTTAGCGTATTGGCTAATCCGTAGGCATTACCGCCATAAGCATTATAATCGTTTATAAAATCGCTGACACAATAACTTTTTTTATACTCTAATTTTGATTTTAAGTTATAAACTCCGGTATGTTTTTCTATGCGTTCTAACATTTCGTCCAAATACTTTTCCCGAACGGATTCCGCATCGGAAAGCCCCGTGGCAAGCGGTATCAGTAAAAAAAGGTTTTCACAACCTTCCGGAGCGACAGTAGGATCGGTTTTAGACGGACAACAGGCGTAGAACAATGGTTTTTCCGGCCATTTTTTAGTATTGTAAATCGTATCGACATGTTCGTCCAGATCATTCTCAAAAAACAACGTATGGTGTTTCAAGCCGGGAATCCGTTCCTTAAACCCCAGATAGTAAATTAAACAGGAAGGTGCAAAGGTTCGGGAAGCCCAATACTTTTCATCATAATTTCGCATTTCGGGTTCCAGCAGCGTTTCTGTATGATGATAGTCACAGGATGCTATTATGCTATCAAACGCCTGGAATGTTCCGTTAACGATTAATCCTTTAGCCTGACCTTGTTCCACAACAATCTGATCAATATTTTGATTAAAATGAAAATGCGCACCTTGTTCTTCTGCTACTTTTTTCATTGCTATAACCAATTGATAAAAACCACCTGCCGGATACCAGGTTCCCAGAGCATAACCGCCATAATTCATCAGACTATACAAGGCCGGAATTTTGATTGGTGAAGCCCCGAGAAATATAACCGGAAATTCCATTAGCGTTCTTAGCTTGGGATTG contains:
- a CDS encoding DUF3570 domain-containing protein, whose amino-acid sequence is MKRIVITGFALLGILRVQAQTPPDSTGYKSTRLKVDEINLVSSYYRQDGNNSAVTGGIGTEKLTDVSNTIDVKLIRYSKSGKKHTLDVEAGIDYYTSASSDMIDLQANSSASSSDIRFYPSFNYSIENEEKGNTLGFGLSSSSEFDYQSFGGNVGYSKKTKDKNGEFTAKFQAYLDQVKLIEPIELRTNGNHYGSASRNTFAGSLSYSQIINQNLQIVFLADIITQNGYLSLPFHRVYFTDGTVHQENLPGNRLKIPLGVRTSYFLGDNIIIRAYYRYYTDDWDIKSHTADIEVPVKISPFFSLSPFYRFYTQSAAKYFKPYEAHTGTDDYYTSNYDLSKFDSNFFGIGMKLTPPKGVFGIKHFNTLEIRYGHYSRTTALNADIISINLKYK
- a CDS encoding DUF4266 domain-containing protein, with the translated sequence MKKVMSHLLSVLSGVLVFATASCTSVKEYQKGKLNDSEMVLSNRKIEKTELSFQSYREGSSGANSGKSGGGCGCN
- a CDS encoding lycopene cyclase domain-containing protein, whose amino-acid sequence is MKPYTYLLINLLTVIICFIFSFDKRIQFNKQFPVFLRSGILVAIPFIIWDIFFTKIGVWWFNKTYTLGISLFGLPLEEWLFFICIPFSCIFTFFCLDKFFNLNWTIAYNNIIVFVSVIVCAVFALLYADKIYTLVTAIITMLTLIFLHFIARVDWIGKASLVFFILMLGFFPVNGVLTGTGLEAPIVNYNPEEFLNIRLLTIPVEDAVYGYAQFLLNLYFFKMFQKRD
- a CDS encoding phytoene/squalene synthase family protein, encoding MKKLFDEVSYKVSKIVTEKYSTSFSLGILALKPAIRPAIYAIYGYVRLADEIVDSFHDYDKATLLERFRNETDTALQEGISLNPILQSFQETVSRYNIDRSLIAQFLHSMEMDLHQLDYNSERYQEYILGSAEVVGLMCLQVFVDGDKASFEKLKPYAMKLGSAFQKVNFLRDLKDDYQILGRTYFPNIQMNLFSPEIKHQIETEIETEFKEALTGIKMLPASSRFGVYLAYKYYLSLFNKIKNTPAEKIMSQRIRIPNSQKLSLAMSSYVQYKIAVL
- a CDS encoding phytoene desaturase family protein; this translates as MKKKIAIIGSGISGLSAASYCAQSGNEVHVFEKQSQPGGRARQFQTTNGYTFDMGPSWYWMPDIIESFFNDFGYRTSDFYDLIALNPQFEMIFSDEKIGVPKSYEALKALFEDIEKGAGKKLDVFMKAAKFKYDVGMREFVNKPCHSWVEFMSPKIAGTALKLNLLTNFRSYVGHYFSNPKLRTLMEFPVIFLGASPIKIPALYSLMNYGGYALGTWYPAGGFYQLVIAMKKVAEEQGAHFHFNQNIDQIVVEQGQAKGLIVNGTFQAFDSIIASCDYHHTETLLEPEMRNYDEKYWASRTFAPSCLIYYLGFKERIPGLKHHTLFFENDLDEHVDTIYNTKKWPEKPLFYACCPSKTDPTVAPEGCENLFLLIPLATGLSDAESVREKYLDEMLERIEKHTGVYNLKSKLEYKKSYCVSDFINDYNAYGGNAYGLANTLNQTAVLKPSIKNKHVKNLFYTGQLTVPGPGVPPSIISGNIVAKEVDKLKISRYEKAI
- a CDS encoding sterol desaturase family protein, giving the protein MNFSIVLLTFILMEGATWIIHKYVMHGFLWALHRDHHDHTNKGPLEKNDYFFVIFALPAIALLYWGSLNNFDFRFYVGLGITLYGIAYFWVHDIFIHQRIKALQKTQNPYFLAIRRAHKQHHKHTGKHDGECFGFLWVPLKYFRMYFNAKQ